One Salvelinus fontinalis isolate EN_2023a chromosome 11, ASM2944872v1, whole genome shotgun sequence DNA window includes the following coding sequences:
- the LOC129865421 gene encoding prefoldin subunit 2-like: MAANSSSTVSKPSNSTGGKQSGPSAEQVVAAFQRMRSEQRSMASKAAELEMEINEHSLVLETLKDVDPTRKCFRLVGGVLVERTVKEVLPALESNKEQISKIVESLNTQMQSKGRELTEYREKYNIRLVGEGEEGQGKSAASSNGGEGSASKGGAGVLVS; the protein is encoded by the exons ATGGCAGCCAACAGTAGCAGCACGGTTAGCAAACCCAGCAACAGTACCGGGGGGAAACAGTCAGGGCCGTCGGCCGAGCAG GTCGTGGCTGCATTCCAGAGGATGCGCTCGGAGCAGCGCAGCATGGCCTCCAAGGCTGCAGAGTTGGAGATGGAGATCAATGAGCATAG CCTAGTCCTTGAGACCCTAAAAGACGTAGACCCAACAAGGAAGTGCTTCCGGCTGGTGGGTGGGGTGCTCGTGGAGAGGACGGTTAAGGAAGTCTTACCAGCTCTGGAAAGCAATAAAGAGCAG ATCTCAAAGATTGTAGAATCCCTCAACACACAGATGCAGTCGAAAGGCCGGGAGCTCACAGAGTACCGGGAAAAATACAACATCCGATTGGTGGGAGAAGGGGAGGAAGGCCAGGGCAAATCTGCAGCGTCCTCCAATGGGGGCGAAGGGAGCGCGTCTAAAGGCGGTGCCGGCGTTCTAGTTTCGTAG